The genomic DNA CAATGTCTCCGCCGTGTGCCTCGAGAATGTTACGGCAGATGGCAAGTCCTAATCCTGTCCCCCGCGGTTTGCCGCTGGTGAAAAACGGTTCGAATACATGCGGGAGGTGGGTGGGGCTGATCCCGGTTCCCCGGTCTGCGACGGTGACTTCCAGTCCCGGTTCCACCCCTCGGGCCTGCTGAACCAGAGTGACGGTAATCGTCTTGCCGGAGGGGCTGGCTTCGATCGCGTTCTGCAGGACGTTGAGCAGCACTTGTTTCAGCTGATCGCGATCGGCCTGAATGGTGTAGGGGGAGTCCGGCGACGCGAGACGGATCGTCACCTGTTTGCGCGTGAGCGGCTCATCCAAGACCTTCATGACCTCTTGCACCAGCTGTGCCATGTCGAAAGCGAACGCCACGATCTCACGGGGGCGGGCATAGTCGATGATCTGGTTCACGATCCGATCGAGGCGTTTGGTCTCCTGCAGAATGACGGCCAGATCGGGGCGGCGCGCATCGGTTGGATCGGTGTCGTCGAGTAGGAGAGACGTGGTCGAGCCGATGCCGACGAGCGGGTTTCTGATTTCGTGCGCGATGCCTGCGGCCACTTGCCCGAGTGTGGCCAGTCGCTCGGCCCGCCGCAGTCGCGATTGCATGAGGTCGAGCGCGGTGATGTCCACGTTGAACCCCTGGTACATGACGACCTCTCCGGAATGATCGCGAATCGGGATGCGCCGGCTCAAGACTTTCCTGATAGTGCCGTCCGGATGGAGAAACCGGAAGACCGTTTCATAGGGCTGTCCCTCCGCCACCGCCTGCGCGAATTCCTCGATAACCCGCTCCCGGTCCTCCGGGTGGATCGCGCGCCGGACCGCATCGGGGTCCTTCTCTTCGCGCGGGTCGAGTCCCGCGAGGAGGCTGTTGTATCGATTGCTGAACACGAGGGTCATTCCGCGGGTGGTAAAGATGCCGAAGGGGGCATGGTCGACGATACTGCGATACTTGGCCTCGGAACCGGCCAGGTCCTGGTTGAGCTGTCGCAGGTTGGCTTCCGACAGTTGTAGCGCTGCAATGTGAGAATGGATGGCCGAACTCATGGCGTGCATGACACGCGACAGATTTCCGATCTCATCCGTTCTTGTCATGACCGGAACCTGCGGAATCGGATTGCTGTCCGACGCCACCACCGCCCTGGCCAGGCGCTCCAGCGGCGTCGTGATGGAGTGGGCGATGAGGTGCAAGGCTGCCACCATGCAGATCAGCGCGAAGAGGCCGCCGCCGAGAATGGTCATGAGCATGGTGTCGCGATCCTGGGCGAGTTTCGCGAGTTTGGTATTCAGTGCCGTCTGGGCGAGATGTTCGAAGCGCCCCATGTCCTGGCGAATCTTCAACATCAACGTTCGCCCTTTGCCCTCCTCGATGTAGAGCCGCGCCTCGTCGGGATGCTCCGCCTTCACGGCATCGATCAAGGTTTCCTTTTCATCGATGAACTGCCGGACGAGTTGTTGGACGGAGGTGATCAACGCGCGTTGATCGTCATAGGCGGAGACCTGCGCTTCCAGCGTCCTGCCGATGTTCAGCACATGGTCCTGAGCGGTTCGATAGGGAAACAAGTAATGCTCCTGGCTCGTGAGCACGAAACCGCGAAACCCTGTTTCGAGGTCCACGACGAGCCGAAGGTACTCCGAGGCCAATCGCTGGGAGTAGTAAATGTCATTGAGTTGACCTTCGTCGTCGGAGAACGTCGTGACGGTGCGGTAGGTCAAGACGCTGAGAAGCAGCACGGTGAGTGCAGGGATCACCGACGCAAGAAAGAGCTTGCGGGCAATGGGCAGATTGCTGAGCAGGTCACTCAAGGGCGGTCTTCATCTCCGACAACATCGTAGTCTGTGCGCTTGTCTCTGTGCAACTTTGCCGCCTGATCCGCCCTGTCGGGACCAGCGCCTGTCGGGAGAAATCTCTGTGCCTTCAGCGGGTGCCGGTCCCCGCTCCGCATGCGGTTCTTATCGCGGGATGCGAAATGAGCGGTTTCGCACCGTGCGCCTGTGCGATCTCGCCCGTATTCATGAAGTTCCTCAAGGGGCGGATGATCCGGATCCGGTCCAGGCAGCGACGAACGATCTTCCCCATTTGTCTCAGAGCGGTACGGAGGGGTGAAAAACGCTAAGGCACGCGCCTTGCTCAACGTGTGACAGAAGGATCTCCGTGACCGTGCCACGCATCGCGCGACGAGTGATGGCCGGCGAACCGAAGAAGGAGGCTGCGATGGACTATGTGAAGCCATACGGCGTGGTGGACAGTATGCTGGCCGGCGGCGCGCTGAAGTTGAGTTTGCCGCCGCGTCAGTTGGTGCTTCGCGGCATGCTGGCCGGCGCCTATCTCGGGATCGGGACCAGCATGGCGGTGACGGTGGCGGTCGAAACCGGATACTGGATTCTCGGCAGTCTGCTCTTTCCCTTCGGATTGGCGCTGGCGATTCTGCTTGGTGCCGAGATCATCACGGGCAGTTTTGCACTGTTGCCCTGCGCTGCCGTCGCCGGCCAGAAGAATGCCGGTCTGCGGCAGGTCTGTGCGAACTGGGGCTGGGTCTTCCTGGGCAATCTGCTGGGCAGTACCCTGTACGCCGGCCTGTTTGCCATCGCTCTGACCACCGCCGGAGATGCGCAAATCAATGCGGTCGGGACCAAACTCATTGCGATCGCCGAAGCGAAAACCAACTATTACGCGTCACATGGCACGGCCGGGCTCCTCGCGGCGTTCACCAAAGGGATGCTCTGTAACTGGATGGTAAGCCTGGCGGTGGTGGCGGCGTTCATGTCGACGTCATTCTCCGGGAAAATCCTCGCGATCTGGGGGCCGACCTTGTTGTTCTTTTCGCAAGGATTCGAGCATGCGGTCGTGAACATGTTTCTCATGCCCGTCGGCATGTTGCTGGGGGCCAATGTCAGTGTGTCGACCTGGTGGCTCTGGAATCAGATCCCGGTGACCGTAGGGAATCTGGTCGGGGGCATGCTGTTTACGGGATTGGCGATCTATGGGGCGCACCATACGAGTGCGCCGGCCGCGACCCCATCCGTTCCCGCAACGATGCCGGCTCAACCGGGGACTGCCCGGGCCGATCAGCCGGGCTATTCTCCTTCGTATTAAGTCATGGAGTGCGGCGATGGCGGTTGTCTATCTCAGGCGATTGCATGGATGGCGCTTCGTGCTGTTCAACGCCGTGCTCGGCCTGTCGCACATCGTCGTGTTGTTCAACGCCGGTTCCTACATTGCCCTGCTGCCGCATGTGTCGGGCGATCTGGGTGGCGTGTTACCGAGTTTTCTCACCTGGGCGCAAACCGACTTCATGGTCGGGTTGGCCCTGGGCTTTCCCCTTGCGCGATACCTCTCGGGACGTATCGGCGATTACCGCCTGCTGATCGGGGCCTTTATGGTGTACAGCGTGGCGTCGTATTTGTGCGGTGATAGCCAGACGCTCGCGCAATTCGTTCCCGCTCGCATTGTGCAAGGGATTGCCGGTGGCATCACGCTGCCGATCGCCCAGTCCATGCTGCTCAACGAGTATCCCAAGCGATTGAAGGCGGTCGCCTTGACCGTCTGGGGCCTGTTCAGCATTACGCCCTTCACCATCGGGATGCCGGTGGGGGGGTATATCGCGTACATGCTCGGGTGGCGTTTTCTGTTCTACCTGGATTTCGTGCTGACACTCGTGATTGTCGGCACGCTGGCCGCCCTGTTGTACGGGCGAGGCTTTCGTCGCCGGTACGCGCGCTTCGACCTGGTCGGGTTTGTGCTGCTGGCGGTGTTGCTCCTGGGGCTTCAGACGTTGCTCAACATGGGCAACGATTTCGATTGGCTGGATTCGCCGTTCCTCCAGGCCATCGCGGTGGTGCTGCTCGTGGCGTTTCCCTGTTTCGTCATCTGGGAACTCGGGGAGCGACATCCGACCCTGGATCTTCGATTGTTCATGCACCGCAATTTTGTGATCGGCGTCATCAGCCTGACGCTCGGGTTCTTCTCGATCCAAGGGCTGCTGTCGCTGTTGATCGTGCAGATCCAACTCATTCTCGGTTATTCGTCCAAGCTGGCCGGGCTGGCCCTGTTGCCGCTGGTCTTGCTGGGGGCGCCTGCCATTGCGGTCATGCATATTCTCTGCAAGTACATCGATGCCCGCTGGTTGATCTGTCTGAACAGTCTGGGCTTTGCCTGGACCTTCTACTGGCTCGGCCTTTACGACGATCCCCATAGTTATGAGGAGCTCTTCTGGCCGATGCTGGTGGAGGGCATTTTTCTGGGATCGTTTTTTACGCCTGTGACAGTGTTGACCCTGCACGGCCTGTCCGGTCCGCTCATCATGCGCGCGGCCGAGGTCGCGAATCTCTTACGCGTGGCGGCGGGTGCCTTCGGGATCACGTTTCAAGGCATCGTGCTGTTCAGGCGTATCCATTTTCATCAACTGCATCTGGCCGATCACTTCGGCGGGCGCCAGTCGATCTCTTTCGATCCGATGGGGCAGTTGACGGCCAAACTCAGCGCGGCAGGATTGTCGCAGGCTCAGATCCAGGCCAAGCTTGGACTGCTGATCCGGCAGGAAGCGGCGATTCTTGGCCTGAACGACGCGTTTCTCGTTGCGAGTGTCTTGTTTGTGGGATTGGGCATTCTCGTGTGGTTCGCTCATCCGACCCACTTACCGGTGGCGCCGGCTCCGGCCGATGAGTTGCGGGAGATGCGCGCTGAGGAAATGATGGAGGAGGTGCCATGATTTTGCCTGTCACAATGAGGCGCCGATTGAAGATCGTCCTCGGGATCGGCTGCGCGCTTTTCTTCGGCGGTTGTGCCTGGATCCCGAAAGGGGATCAACCGGCGCAATATCTCGAGGCGCCTGAAATGACGGAGACGCTGGCGGAGGTCACGTCCCGGCTTCAGAATTGGCCGGAGGATCGCTGGTGGGAACAGTTCGGCAATCCGGAACTGAACGGGTTGATCGAGCAGTCGCTCAACGATAACCCCGGGTTAAAACATGCGGCGGCGCGGCTGCGGCAGGCCACTTCTCTCGTGAAGGTCGAAGGCGCCCGGCTCTTGCCGTTTCTCGAAGCGGACGCGTCGTTGACCTACGAGCGCATTTCACAACATGGCGTGTTTGCGGCCCTGAATCCGGAAGTAGCGGGCATCAAGATCATGTACGGGATTATCAATCCGTTGAGCTTCCGGTATGAGTTCGATTTTTGGGGAAAGAACCGGGCCATGCTGGAAGCCGCTCTGGGCCATGCTGCGGCCGAAGAAGCGGAAACGGCCGAAGTTCGGCTACGGCTGACCACCGGCATTGCCCGCGCCTATTTCCGCGGTCAGGCGCTTCAACAGCAGCTTACTATCGTCAAGACCATTGTCGGCATCCGCCGCGAGCTTAAGACGTTGGCGGAGACTCGGTTCCGGCTCGGGCTTGATAACGACCAGCCGGTCAAAATCGCGGTGGCCGACTATGAAGCCGCGTTCAAGCGCCAGGCGGCGATCCGCGATCAGTTGGATGTGCAGCGCCATTTACTGGCGCGATTAGTCGGCAAGGGGCCTGATGAGGGGGCCCATCTGTTCGCCAAGCCGAAAGTGATCGTTCCCAGTCAGATTGCGGCACCGGATCATCTGTCCCTGGGATTACTCGTCCATCGTCCCGATCTGGCGGCCGCCCTCTATCGCGCCCACGCCGCTTCGCGTTTGGTCAGGGTGGCGACGACGCAGTTCTATCCCACCATCGATCTGACGGGATTCGTGGGATTCAATGCACTGACATTGGCGAAGGGTACGGATAAGCTGGCCAATTTTCTTTTCAGCGGTCAAAGCTTCACCTATGGCTTGGCGCCAGGATTGCGCATGCCCTGGTTTGAAGGCGGCCGGCTCCGCGGTGAATTGGGTGCGCAACGGGCGGAATACGATGCGGCGGTGGAGCTCTACAACGACACCCTGCTGGAAGCGATGCGGGAAGTCGCCGACAGTTTGAGTGCCTGGCAAACCACGAACGAAATCATGGCCTCGCACAAACGGCTGGTGGCCTCGTTGGGTGATGACTGGCGTTTGGCGAAGGTGCGACTCGTGAATGGGCTCGATGATGATCGGGAGGTATTGAGACATCGTTATCCTGTCCTGGAGCAGGAGTATGCGCTCAGGGCGCTGGAGAGCGACCAACTGGTGGCGGCAGTCGATCTGATCGAATCCTTGGGCGGCGGGTATCACAATCCGGACATTGAAAAACGACCGAAACAGAATCCGAGCTAAATCCATGACAACCACAACTGCAGATATGTCTCAGCATCCGCAATCCGCTGGTGGCTCGCCGCCGGCCGGACCCTACCGCATCCATCCGAAGGCCATTCGTGCGCGACGGAATCGACGGCTACTAGTTGTGGCCGGTCTGGTCCTGGTCGCTACCGTCGCGTATCTGGTGCACTGGTATACGCACGACCGGTTTTGGGTACGAACAGATAACGCCTACGTCACAGGGAATCTAGTGCCGGTGGCGGCGCAGGCGTCCGGCATCGTGACGCAGGTGCTCGCCGAGGAAACGCAGTTCGTCAATCGGGGGGACTTGATGATCAAGTTGGATGAGCATCAAGCCTACGCTGCACTGGGGAGGGCCCGTGGCCGGTTGGGCGAGGAAGTCCGTCGTATCGCGTCGTTGTTTATCAATCGGAAGCAACTTGCGGAAAAACTGCGCTCGCGCCGGGCCCGGCTGGAGTTGGCCGAGCACGACATGGATCGGTATCAACGGGCCGCTCCGAGCGGCGCGATCTCCAAACAGATCCTGCAAAATACCGCGGACAAAATTGCGAGTTTGGACGCAGAGGTGCGGGAGACCCAGGCCGAGCTGGATTCTCTGGATGCGCAGATCGGGGGCACGACCGTCATGGCCCATCCGGCAGTAGATCTCGCCAAGCATCAGCTGATCGAAGCGCACCTGGAGTATACGCGCCAACAGATCCGGGCTCCCATTTCCGGATATGTTGCCAAGCGCAAAGCCCAGGTGGGAGATCGTGTTCAGCCCGGGGCGCTTCTCATGACCATCGTTCCGCTGGATCATCTGTGGGTCGAAGCGAATTTGCGTGAAACGGAACTGCAGCATGTCCGTCCCGGCCAGCCGGCCCTGGTGAACGTGAGCCTCTACGGATCGAAGCAAACGTTCCATGGCACGGTCGAGGGTCTGGTGCCGGGGAGCGGCAGCGCGTTCGCCCTGTTGCCTCCGGACAATTCGACCGGAAACTTCATTCACATCGTCGAGCGCGTCCCGGTGCGTATCGCCTTGCCCGCAGACGAACTGCGGGAACATCCGATTCGGCCGGGCCTGTCGACCGTGACCAGTATCAATATCACCGAGTCCGGGCAATCCGTGTGGACCTCCTTGGCGACCCCCTCCACGGCCGAATACGAGACCGATGTCTACGCGGACGAATTGCCTATGGCGGAGTCCCTGGCAAAAGAAGTGATCGCGACGAATTTGGTGGTCGGCGATCGTGGAGAGTCGATCGATTCCCTTCTCGACGAGGAGGAGGAGATTCAGCGGATAGTGCCACGAAAAGGCGATGCGCGCACGTCGCCTGAAGGACGGGTTCCGGTGGAGCGCGACCGGATGCGTACGCACCGTGATCCGGTGCCGAGTTCATTCATTCCGCGAAGAAGTCCCGATTTGGGCGCGACGACGGATCCTCTCACCCCCTCAATCGGTCCAGGCTCCGGGTCCTTGGGGCCCGAGGCAGGGCGCAGTCCCTCGCGACTCAGGTCAGGTTTTGAGATGGGTGAGGGCAGGCAGGTCTTGGGCACAGGACGTCATTAGTTTCCCTATCGGAACACCGGGAAGACAAGCCTTACCGAACCACGTGATCCGCTAGGTGGCCGCCGGCGCTACATTAAAGTTTGATGAAGATTCGACGAGCGACTGGAATCAGAAATGGGCCCAGCCTATGATGCCCATAGCGCACAAGCCACCACCGACCATCGAGGCCTGCTTGCAGTTCAGTGCTGTGCGTGCATGCGCCTTTCCTGACGACGTGTCGCTCCAGCGCACAGTGTCAGTGAGCCGTTCATAGAGGGTCTATGTTACGGGAAAAAGAAACGCGCCGTGCATAACGCGGCGCTCAACTATCGCACCCTGTTGTCCGTCACCAATGTGCTGAATTCTCAGCGCAACCGGCAGAGCCTGTTTCGCGCTGTCACGGATCAGTTGGCGAAAGTCGTCCGGTGGGAGCGAGCTGGAATCACGGTGTACGATTTGAAGTCGGATGCTTTTCGCTTTTATGCGGTGGAAACGAATCTGCCCAAGGTGGTGCTCAGAAGCGACGCGATGATCCCTCGCGCGCACAGCGCGGTGGGGTGGGTCTACGATCATCATCAGGTACACGTGCGGCCTCACCTTCAGCGAGAGCGACTGTTTATCGAGGATGAGAGTTATCTCCAGGAAGGACTTGGTCGCATGATCAACCTTCCTATGGTCGTCCAGGAAGCGTGTCTCGGTACTCTGAACATCGGCAGCGTCGAGGCGGGACATCCGGATCCGGCCGATGTGGATTTTCTCCAGCAGGTGGCCACGCAGATCGGCTTCGCCATCGCTCACGTCAACGCCTACGAAGAAATCAACCGTTTGAAAGAACAGTTGGCGCGGGAAAACGTGTACTTGGCGGAGGAGCTGAAGGCTAATCAGGATTTTGGCATCGTCGTAGGGCGAAGCCAGGCATTTGAGCAGGTGCTGACGCTCGCTCGGCAGGCGGCTCCGACGGGCGCCACGGTGATGGTGACAGGGGAGACCGGAACCGGCAAGGAGGTCCTGGCGCGCGCCATCCACGAGCGGAGCTTGCGGCGTGATCGGGCCTTTGTGCGGTTGAATTGTGCGGCGCTGCCATCGGGATTGATCGAAAGCGAGCTGTTCGGCCACGAGCGGGGCGCCTTTACGGGTGCCGAACATCAGCGGGTCGGCCGGTTCGAGCTTGCCGATGGCGGCACATTGTTTCTAGATGAGGTCGGCGAGATGCCGCTTGAGGCGCAGGCGAAGCTCTTGCGGGTACTCCAGGACGGTCTGGTCGATCGAGTCGGCGGTGCGAATGCCATTCCGGTGGATGTCCGGGTGATTGCCGCCACGAACGCCGATTTACACCGGGCGATTCAACAGGGGCGTTTCCGCAGCGATTTGTACTACCGCTTGAACGTGTTTCCCATCCATATGCCTCCGCTCAGAGAACGCCCGGAGGACATCCCTATCCTTGCCCGACATTTCCTGCGGGTTCATTCCCAGCGGCTGAAGCGACACTGTGAAGACTTCGATGGGCCGTCGATGGAGCGGTTGGTGCAATATGCCTGGCCGGGAAATGTGCGGGAGCTTGAGAACATCGTGGAACGTGCATTGATCCTGTGTCACGAGCGCCTGTTGCGTATCGATCCGGCGATGGTGAATGTACGTGTCCCGCCCGAAGCAGGTCCTCGCCGAACGCTGCATGACGAAGAGCGACACCATATTCTTCAAACGCTCACGCTGCTCGACTGGCGGATCGAAGGACCCGGCGGAGCTGCGGACCAGTTGGGGTTGGCCCCGAGCACGCTCCGCAGCCGGATGCAGAAATTGGCCATTCGCCGCCCCTCCCGCATGTAACCAGTTCCTCCGTGCCTCTCTCTCTGATCACGGTATGAATGTTCCAGCCCACGATTGATCGTGGTGGAATCGTGGTATCCCACCACGTGTCTTCGTGGCTGTTTTGTGCCGCCCGCGACCTTCATGAAATCTTCATTTCTGCCGTTCGATTTTTCAACGACATAGACATTCTGTCGGGATCCGTCCTCGTGGCATGTGAGGTGCACAAGGGGTCGTCGTGATTTTTTATTCTTTTCATCTTCTCACTGATGCGCGCGGTTCCTCGGGCAGAGAGCTGAGAATCGCTGCGCCGCCGCACGAGCGGCCGCTCGTGCGGCGGGAACACCACCGGCCTGGAAGGAGGGTTCATTTGCATTGGCCTGTTCCGGTCATGGGGGAAGTGTTGTGCGGACGCCATGAATCGTGGCGTCGGTAGCGTGTCCTGTCTTCTTATGAGGAGGTATTCATGATGCAGTTATCCCGCAGGCAGTTCTTGAAGGTCTCGGCGGGGACGGTCGCAGTGGCAGCTGTAGCCGACAAGGCTCTGGCGTTGACTGCGCTGCAACCGGTCGTCGAGGTCGACAATCCCTTGGGTGAGTATCCGGATCGATCGTGGGAGCGCGTCTACCACGATCAATATCGGTACGACTCATCCTTCACCTGGTGCTGCTCACCGAACGACACCCACGCCTGCCGCATTCGGGCGTTCGTCCGGAACGGTGTCGTGATGCGCGTGGAGCAGAACTATGACCACCAAACCTATGAAGATCTGTACGGCAACCGCGGCACGTTCGCGCATAACCCGCGCATGTGCTTGAAGGGCTTCACGTTCCACCGTCGTGTCTACGGTCCCTATCGTTTGAAGGGGCCGTTGATGCGGAAGGGCTGGAAACAGTGGATGGACGACGGCTCCCCTGAGCTGACGTCGGATGCGAAGCGGAAGTATAAGTTCGACAGCCGGTTCTTGGATGACATGGTCCGCGTGTCCTGGGATACGGCGTTTACCTATGTCGCCAAGGGGTTGATCGTCATCGGCACTCGCTACAGCGGTGAAGCCGGTGCCCGTCGCCTCCGCGAACAGGGCTATGCTCCGGAAATGATCGAGATGATGAAGGGGGCGGGCGTGCGGACGTTCAAGCACCGCGCCGGTATGCCGATCCTCGGCATGATGGGGAAACATGCCAATACCAGGTTCAACAACTGCGTGTTGCCCTTGTTGGATAGCTGGATCCGGAAGGTCAATCCCGATCAGGCGCAAGGCGGCCGCTACTGGAACAACTACACTTGGCACGGCGATCAAGACCCGTCTCAACCCTGGTGGAACGGCACGCAGAATTGCGACGTCGATTTGTCCGACATGCGCTTCACCAAGCTGAATACCAGTTGGGGGAAAAACTTCGTCGAAAACAAGATGCCGGAAGCGCATTGGAAATTGGAGAGCATGGAGCGGGGGGCTCGCCTCGTCGTCATCACTCCTGAGTATAACCCCACTGCGAGCCGCGCGGACTACTGGATTCCCGTGCGTCCTGAGACGGATGGCGCCTTGTTTCTCGGCGCCTCCAAAATCATTCTCGATGAAAACTACCAGGACATTGAGTTTATCAAGGGCTTTACGGACATGCCGTTGCTCGTGCGGACGGATACCCTCCAGTACTTGGATCCGCATGAAGTGCTGAGAGACTATCAGGTGCCGGATTTCACCAAGTCGTACTCCGGACGCGTGCAGGGATTGACCCAGGATCAGGTGCAGCGCCTCGGCGGCATGATGGTCTGGGACCTGGCCAAGGGGAAAGCCGTGCCCCTCCATCGTGAGCAAGTCGGCCTTCACCTGGCCCAGAGCGGCATCGACCCGGCCTTGACGGGCACCTATCGGGTCAAGTTGCTCAACGGGCGAGAAGTCGACGTCATGCCCATCTATCAATTGTATACGATTCACCTTCAGGACTATGACCTGGATACGGTACATCAGGTCAATCGCTCGCCGAAGGATCTCATTGTGCGGTGGGCGCGCGACTGTGGCACGGTGAAACCCGCGGCCATTCACAACGGTGAAGGCGTCTGCCACTATTTCCATATGACATCGATGGGACGAGCGGCGGCGTTGGTGATGATGCTGACGGGCAATATCGGAAAGTTCGGCACCGGTTGTCACACCTGGTCCGGTAACTACAAAGTCGGCATTTGGCAGGCGGCGCCCTGGTCCGGCGCAGGCGCGAGTGTCTATTTGGGCGAAGATCCCTGGAATTTAAATCTCAGGGACGATGTGCACGGCAAGGAAATCAAATATCGCAAATATTATTACGGTGAGGAGCCGGGGTATTGGAACCACGGCGACAATGCGCTGATCGTCAACACACCGAAGTACGGACGCAAGGTGTTTACCGGCAAGACCCACATGCCGAGCCCCAGCAAAGTCCGCTGGGTGGTGAACGTGAACATTCTCAACAACGCCAAGCACCACTATGACATGGTGAAAAACGTCGATCCGAACATCGAGATGCTGATCACGCAGGACATCGAGATGACTTCGGACGTGAACCATGCCGATGTGGCATTCGCCGTGAATTCCTGGATGGAGTTTACCTATCCCGAAATGACGGCCACCGTGTCGAATCCCTGGGTGCAGATCTGGAAGGGCGGCATCCGCCCCCTGTACGACACCAGGAACGATCTCGACTCCTTCGCGGGAGTCGCCGCGAAGCTGAAAGAGATCACCGGTGAACAGCGGATGGCGGATACGTATAAATTTGTGTATCACAATCGGGTGGATATTTACGTGCAGCGCATTCTTGATGCGTCGAGTACGTTCTTCGGGTACAGCGCCGATGTGATGTTGAAGTCGGAAAAAGGCTGGATGGTGATGTGTCGTACCTATCCGCGCCACCCGCTCTGGGAAGAGACCAACGAGTCCAAGCCGCACTGGACGCGATCGGGACGCTTGGAGACCTATCGTATCGAGCCGGAGGCGATCGAATACGGGGAAAACTTCATTTCACACCGGGAAGGCCCGGAGTGTACCCCATATATGCCGAACGCCATCATGACGACCAATCCCTATGTCCGGCCGGAGGATTATGGAATTCCCGTTACGGCGCAGCACCATGACGATAAGACGGTGCGGAATATCAAACTGCCGTGGTCGGAAATCAAGCAGCACGCGAACCCCTTGTGGGAGAAGGGGTACCAGTTCTACTGCGTCACGCCCAAGACCCGGCACCGGGTGCACAGCCAATGGTCGGTGAACGACTGGGTGCAAATTTACGAGTCGAACTTCGGCGATCCGTACCGCATGGATAAACGGACACCGGGTGTCGGCGAGCACCAGATCCACATCAACCCGCAGGCGGCGAAGGATCGCGGGATCAACGACGGTGACTATTGTTATGTGGACGGCAATCCCGTGGACCGGCCCTATCGCGGCTGGAAGCCGTCGGATCCGTTTTACAAGGTCGCGCGTTTGATGATCCGGGCGAAATACAATCCTTCATACCCGTATCATGTGACGATGGCGAAACACGCTCCCTATGTGTCCACGGCCAAGTCGGTGAAGGGGCATGAGACGCGGCCGGACGGACGCGCTATTGCGGTCGATACCGGGTATCAGTCCAACTTCCGGTACGGCGCGCAACAATCATTCACCAGGAGCTGGCTCATGCCGATGCACCAAACCGACTCCCTGCCGGGCAAGCAGGCGAATGCCTTGAAGTTCAAGTGGGGATTCGAAATCGATCACCACGCGGTCAACACGGTGCCGAAGGAGTGTTTGATCCGCATCACCAAGGCGGAAGACGGCGGTATCGGAGCCCGTGGTCCGTGGGAACCGGTCCGGACCGGCTTCACGCCGGGTCAGGAAAACGAGTTCATGATCAAGTGGCTCAAAGGCGAGCACATCAAGATCAAAGTGTAACCGCGTGAAACGTGAGAGGTGAGACGAGGGACGCGATCCCTCGGGCTCACCTCCCTTTTCCGTCTTTCGTTTACCGTTTCACGTCTAACNNTGTCAGTAATCATGCCAAATTGACCCCTGTCATCATGTGAAATGGACCCCTCCCCCACAACCAGGAGAGGACACCCATGGAGCTAGC from Nitrospira sp. ND1 includes the following:
- a CDS encoding ATP-binding protein, whose amino-acid sequence is MSDLLSNLPIARKLFLASVIPALTVLLLSVLTYRTVTTFSDDEGQLNDIYYSQRLASEYLRLVVDLETGFRGFVLTSQEHYLFPYRTAQDHVLNIGRTLEAQVSAYDDQRALITSVQQLVRQFIDEKETLIDAVKAEHPDEARLYIEEGKGRTLMLKIRQDMGRFEHLAQTALNTKLAKLAQDRDTMLMTILGGGLFALICMVAALHLIAHSITTPLERLARAVVASDSNPIPQVPVMTRTDEIGNLSRVMHAMSSAIHSHIAALQLSEANLRQLNQDLAGSEAKYRSIVDHAPFGIFTTRGMTLVFSNRYNSLLAGLDPREEKDPDAVRRAIHPEDRERVIEEFAQAVAEGQPYETVFRFLHPDGTIRKVLSRRIPIRDHSGEVVMYQGFNVDITALDLMQSRLRRAERLATLGQVAAGIAHEIRNPLVGIGSTTSLLLDDTDPTDARRPDLAVILQETKRLDRIVNQIIDYARPREIVAFAFDMAQLVQEVMKVLDEPLTRKQVTIRLASPDSPYTIQADRDQLKQVLLNVLQNAIEASPSGKTITVTLVQQARGVEPGLEVTVADRGTGISPTHLPHVFEPFFTSGKPRGTGLGLAICRNILEAHGGDIALDSEVGRGTTVRVWAPLRQQPPRMQEEEQHAGHDLRHG
- a CDS encoding formate/nitrite transporter family protein — its product is MTVPRIARRVMAGEPKKEAAMDYVKPYGVVDSMLAGGALKLSLPPRQLVLRGMLAGAYLGIGTSMAVTVAVETGYWILGSLLFPFGLALAILLGAEIITGSFALLPCAAVAGQKNAGLRQVCANWGWVFLGNLLGSTLYAGLFAIALTTAGDAQINAVGTKLIAIAEAKTNYYASHGTAGLLAAFTKGMLCNWMVSLAVVAAFMSTSFSGKILAIWGPTLLFFSQGFEHAVVNMFLMPVGMLLGANVSVSTWWLWNQIPVTVGNLVGGMLFTGLAIYGAHHTSAPAATPSVPATMPAQPGTARADQPGYSPSY
- a CDS encoding DHA2 family efflux MFS transporter permease subunit — encoded protein: MAVVYLRRLHGWRFVLFNAVLGLSHIVVLFNAGSYIALLPHVSGDLGGVLPSFLTWAQTDFMVGLALGFPLARYLSGRIGDYRLLIGAFMVYSVASYLCGDSQTLAQFVPARIVQGIAGGITLPIAQSMLLNEYPKRLKAVALTVWGLFSITPFTIGMPVGGYIAYMLGWRFLFYLDFVLTLVIVGTLAALLYGRGFRRRYARFDLVGFVLLAVLLLGLQTLLNMGNDFDWLDSPFLQAIAVVLLVAFPCFVIWELGERHPTLDLRLFMHRNFVIGVISLTLGFFSIQGLLSLLIVQIQLILGYSSKLAGLALLPLVLLGAPAIAVMHILCKYIDARWLICLNSLGFAWTFYWLGLYDDPHSYEELFWPMLVEGIFLGSFFTPVTVLTLHGLSGPLIMRAAEVANLLRVAAGAFGITFQGIVLFRRIHFHQLHLADHFGGRQSISFDPMGQLTAKLSAAGLSQAQIQAKLGLLIRQEAAILGLNDAFLVASVLFVGLGILVWFAHPTHLPVAPAPADELREMRAEEMMEEVP
- a CDS encoding efflux transporter outer membrane subunit is translated as MILPVTMRRRLKIVLGIGCALFFGGCAWIPKGDQPAQYLEAPEMTETLAEVTSRLQNWPEDRWWEQFGNPELNGLIEQSLNDNPGLKHAAARLRQATSLVKVEGARLLPFLEADASLTYERISQHGVFAALNPEVAGIKIMYGIINPLSFRYEFDFWGKNRAMLEAALGHAAAEEAETAEVRLRLTTGIARAYFRGQALQQQLTIVKTIVGIRRELKTLAETRFRLGLDNDQPVKIAVADYEAAFKRQAAIRDQLDVQRHLLARLVGKGPDEGAHLFAKPKVIVPSQIAAPDHLSLGLLVHRPDLAAALYRAHAASRLVRVATTQFYPTIDLTGFVGFNALTLAKGTDKLANFLFSGQSFTYGLAPGLRMPWFEGGRLRGELGAQRAEYDAAVELYNDTLLEAMREVADSLSAWQTTNEIMASHKRLVASLGDDWRLAKVRLVNGLDDDREVLRHRYPVLEQEYALRALESDQLVAAVDLIESLGGGYHNPDIEKRPKQNPS